The nucleotide sequence GGAGTTACGAAAGGAAGCACAAGCGCGTACGAAATTTGATGGTTTAAGGCTTTTATCTCAACCAGTTTCGACTGACATTCCTCCAGAACAATATGATTTGGTCATGAAATATCGTAACAAGATCGCCAAGAAGTACGTCATGGAGTACAAGTCCGACGACGATGAAGAataaattatttcgtttaaattTCTAGCTTTTAATTATGTAttgtttattttattattaattgtaatgtgtgttttttattttaatgaaactttttattttatttaattttttttgtttcaaTTATAAAAAacattttaaaattataaatataattatagaaataataatcataaataataataataataataataataataataataataataatatataaaaatatagaatATTGATGTGGGGTCAATGTGGTTGGTGTGATGGTTGTTAGACCACcccctatggttagttacccgtccgttacccgctcattacccgtcattacccgtaacgaaccataggcacgagctagttacccgctttagttacccgCTTCCACCATGGATTTAACGGAAGTATGAAGGTTGGTTATAGTAATTGTGGGTCCCAATGGCTTTTTATtgtttggacttgatgctttattgcttgtacattgtatattaagaggagtatttttTTAGTcattatagggagtgtttagttatgggttagttatagaatattggtgttgatgtggcgctgatgtggaaggttaagaggatgaatagtttagttacgatagggagtggccttagtGAATGTGGTTGGGAATGTGGTTGGAAGAAGCTGCTgaggtggcgctgatgtggcacGGTGTGGTTGAAAAAGTAGTGTGATGGTTGAGAGTAgtctaaactattcatcctcttaaccttccacatcagcgccacatcaacaccaatatcctataactaactcataactaaacactccctatcatggctaaaacaatactcctcttaatatacaacgtacaagcaataaagcatcaagtccaacaataaaaagcactgggacccgcaattcctataactcttccgttaaatctatggtgaaagcgggtaactaacgcgggtaactaagtggtgcctatggttagttacgggtaatgagcgggtaatgggcgggtaactaaccataggggGTGGTCTAAGCATCCTATTTTTTTAAAGTTTCTACACATAATAACCAAACATCTTAAATTCTTAATTGAATATTTTTACAAGATATATGAACTCCTACTAATCAGAACCAAGTTCAAATCCAACACAATAGTAGACATCAAATATTCTAATTTCCAAGATATATGAACCAAATTCAACAATATGTTTTCATTCAGCAAATTGTCACGAGTTAATATATAGTCTACTACAgtgtaattttaaaaatgataattatataatttagAGAATCCACTATAAGGTTTCAAGTTTTCAACATCTCTCATAGACATACACGAGTCAAATTTTGACTTTGTACTGAGCCGAAAGCCCTAATTCAACTAACCTACAACAAAAACTAAAAATTGAATAAATGAGGATGTAATTATACCTGAAAATTGCGTTGGAAGCTGTAGCGAAGTTCAGGATCGATTTCGAGTGAATCGTCTTCATCAACGGTTAGGTTTTTGAGGTTTTTTTTACCGGGAACATGCATAGTAGGTGTAGTACCGGGTTGTGCAGTGACTTTGAGCTTGGCGTCTTTGAATTTTTCTCGTTGATCGTCGCCGGAAGCTCGCCATGGCGCCGATGCTAACAAATCTTTCTTCGGTTTCGCCATTTTTATCCTCACACACTGCGGGCGTTTGGACACATAATACTGGATGATTGGGTGGGTGTGCTACACTAGTGAAGTAGTGAGTGAAAATTTACAGAAGTTCCCCTTACGTTTTAAAGACTTATTAGATTGGTCACAAGTTTTTCACAAAAGAGTTTTTTTTATcgtttcaaaggattcaaactcgAGACTTCTCAACATTTTAATCATAATTGGGTGACACAAGTACAAATCACTCCGCCGCCACAGGATCCACTCATCTTATATCGCGGGCCGATGCCCGAAACACTCAACCTGACGAGGGCCAAATCAGAGAGACTTTGATATAAGGTACACACAAGGTCCATTATCGTTGGCAAAGCGAGGGACGATTAATCCACATTATAACTTTTCGGGCTAACCCGAGCTCTAGCTCTGATACTACTTATATGATCGATTACAGTCCAACAAGCGCCAACCGTATAACACTCGTAAGTCTCAAAGTGCTTTAAAACCAATTGATAGTAGAGTAAGACACACATGAACTTATATATTGGCCTTGACATTTATCCCCAACTAATGTGGATTGGATTTTCACCCAACAATACACACCACTTGAGTCACCCAAACCACCTAACACCACCATTATCGTCGACCAAACACCACTAAAATTTTAAACAAACCAAAACATGTGAACCCAACAACTACCACTGAAACCACATTCTAAACCTATACAATGAAATCACCTGAAACTCAACCACGAAATAATGAACCCAAACCCACTAACCATTTGCAGAAACTAACCATCATGACATTTACCCGTCGGGAGATCACTCACAAGGCCGCAAAGAGACCTTTCTAGGGTGGACTAGCCGGAAAGCATATCACCAAAAAACTACAGCAGTAGAAAATAACAAACGCAGCTGAGCAACAGAATTCAATATTTTAAAAAGCATGCCATATGATCCTTGGGTTGTCTCTCTGAAACTTTTAAAACCAGGATCAAAATTTACGAAGTTGGTATGATCCGGCTTATCTCGTTGATTTGATAATAAAAAAATGGACGGGGGAGAGGAGGGTGAAGTTGGTGATTTTTCATCACTGAATTCGAACTCGGAGAAGATTTTAGTAGGTGTTTGGCTATTTCGGGATTTCATGTTTCGTTTTGTTGGGTTGGCCTCACTCGTGTTGCAATTTATTCACTCGGTTTTCGCAGTAGTTTAGTTGTTACTAGTTGATCATCATTTACGGCTTGGTTTGTCAATTCTGTAATGTTATGGTGTGTTTTATAATAGGTGCCATAGGATGATAATTTATTCATAGCTTCGTTATATTTTTTAACTTCTtgctaattttaatttaaattataacatttggctttaaaaaaaaaaactatgaattatcgaaaataatacaatattataaaatctaacttttgaGTTGGAGCGTGGATGCGTTGAGATGCCTGTGATTTCATCAACATAGTTATGGAACACCATTGGCATCATAAAATTGCTAATAATAGTCCTCATAAAACACTAGGTAATAAAGGAGTATCAAAAGTTACAAGACAGAAAGGTAAGATCCACGAAAAGATTTAATAAAGTCATAGTCATGGTCTGATGATTGATGATAACCTAACATATTCATGAAAATATTAATATCCATGAATCCAATGAGGAAAGACGTCGTCAAGTTGACACTATCTTTAGCAGCCACCATCTTCAAGTTGGCATGATCTGCATAATATGATCGGGTTAGAACAACGGAAATACCTGTAAAACCGTACGAAatcaatcattcatatagattaaaCGAAACCAAAAGCATAAGTTTGCAGGGTTTAGTCACATGAGCAACAAAATCGAAGACACCGTGAATGTaagtatacaatattttgcaaccaCTTTAAATTGTGTAATAGTGTTCAATTTTCAGATTTTGGAGGTCATCACATTTAAGTTTATGATAATCCCCAACTTTGTAACTTCTATGTACATCAAATTAAAATTTGAACATACAATTTGAAGAGAAAAAATGAGACAGTTATGTAATTGAGATACATTATAAAACAGCACAATGGTAGATAGTTAGATTAATGAATAAGCAGGCAATTAATTCGTTGTATAGAAGAATAGTTACCTCAGCACACACTTCATGGCATTGGGTTGATACTTGATGATGTGGAGGGTGTAGGAACCTGCAGACATTAAACATGTTGAAAAACCCAAATTTAATCTTTAAAACAATTAGATGTGGAAAATGAGGTCCCATTTGGTTATGAATGGGTCGAATTTCATTAAGTTTTATTTCCAGCATAGAATACAATAGAATAGAATGTTATAGAGAAAAGAATGGAATGAGACTGGTTGAAAGTATCTAAGGTTTACAATTTTATTGAGTACAAGCACAATTCCAAAAGAAGAAGAAATAATAGTTGAGATTAAATAAATTAGTTACttataattgtaatactaatactaatactaatacaaaTACTAATGTATTCTTAAGTGATCTTATAACTCAATAATAagttctaaaaaaaattaaaaggacaAAAAGGAAAGTCTGCTTACATTGTATACCATCTACTTTATACTGCATATTATACCTACATGCTTTTTACCAACATGTTTACGTATACTTACTGTACTTACATGActtgttatacttgcatatttgacactcACTTATTTtacttttatgttatattacattatattgTTTCCTGCTCTTTTTACCTATACATATCGTATTGGATTATACATTTTTCATGGTAAAGTTTCTTTTTTATCAACTGTACTTGTATATTTTTACTGCACATATCGGAATTCATGGTTCTTTCTGGCCGAaggtccctaggaagcagcctctctgctctacagaatagggagggacgacttcctctacctggggaccgataggtatccgtgggtggaggaatgacttcccttttactttagggtagaggaaaggactgtctacatctaagctcccccatactccactttagtggaattgggtattgttgttgttgttgttgttctaaaAAATGAACCGATTCAACCAAACCCCATAACCCGCTCATCTACCCACCTGTAAGTGTAACAACAGCTGGGAATCAAAAACttacaattgatgatgatgatgatgatgatgatgatgatgatgatgatgaaaccttgTTGTCGTCACTATCATCAACAAAAGTATCAGCAATAGCATTTAAAAAATCTCTATGTGAGTCGATACGAGCAGCTAGAGATTTTGCTTTTCCTACTACTTGAAAAATCTGGGTAAAGTAGTGTGATCTGATCATCTGTAGCTTAGGCATACTACACAATACACAACTGGCCTGCTCTATCTTTAAACTCAAGGGTTTGAGATCGTTATCTACTTTCATAAACATATACGTATAATCTACCAGCTTCTCCGAAAATTGTGTCAGCAATTTACCCACCGTCTGAGATTTAGATTCAGATTCAGATTCAATTTGGGTATCTTTTTTGTTGGTCCCTATTTTTAGTATATCATCCAGAAGCT is from Rutidosis leptorrhynchoides isolate AG116_Rl617_1_P2 chromosome 10, CSIRO_AGI_Rlap_v1, whole genome shotgun sequence and encodes:
- the LOC139873382 gene encoding uncharacterized protein, giving the protein MAKPKKDLLASAPWRASGDDQREKFKDAKLKVTAQPGTTPTMHVPGKKNLKNLTVDEDDSLEIDPELRYSFQRNFQFLQRVFSIDTVVKPLPYSMQYNVSRNLSFFTRIFTQFYDPQGIANAQKALGLGQEDKVRNVR
- the LOC139873619 gene encoding uncharacterized protein; the protein is MGAHTSQFEQILAQGKVISARQAEHKDFVTKIVRGFKVSTAEYVSSSSSTSIELPTEAMKEKAVKVEIEDILKDLEASIEQENILYQKKVGAEKLLDDILKIGTNKKDTQIESESESKSQTVGKLLTQFSEKLVDYTYMFMKVDNDLKPLSLKIEQASCVLCSMPKLQMIRSHYFTQIFQVVGKAKSLAARIDSHRDFLNAIADTFVDDSDDNKVSSSSSSSSSSSSSSIVPTPSTSSSINPMP